Proteins from a single region of Stappia sp. ES.058:
- the xdhA gene encoding xanthine dehydrogenase small subunit, giving the protein MRSAIRFLHRGDVVELCEVRPNETVLDYLRLRRGLSGTKEGCGEGDCGACTVAVGRVVEGRLVYQPVNSCIQFLGMLDGAELVTVEDLAADGKLHPVQQAMVDCHGSQCGFCTPGFIMSLFTLYHAPDVPATRKTVTDWLAGNLCRCTGYRPIVAAALGACFETIDDAFSRRADETMAALTALQDDMDVMISSGDGFFAAPASVDALAVLYEQHPDATILAGATDVGLWVTKQLRYLPKIIWIGRVAELEGAEETAGGVLMGARATFGDTHDFMARIDPDLGELWRRIGSRQVRASGTVCGNIANGSPIGDSPPALIALGATLELRKGAAARTLPLDGFFLDYGKQDREPGEIVTGLYVPRLDPNHAFRCFKISKRFDQDITAVLMAVRLTLVDGGVTEARIAYGGMAPTPKRAEATEIALVGARPDKPSTWAGALKALAEDFTPIGDMRASEDYRQEVARALLAKALVEIGGTPDERTRITGARREEASHAA; this is encoded by the coding sequence ATGCGCAGCGCCATCCGTTTCCTTCATCGCGGCGACGTCGTCGAACTTTGCGAGGTCAGGCCGAACGAAACGGTGCTCGATTACCTTCGCCTGCGGCGGGGACTGTCCGGCACCAAGGAAGGCTGCGGGGAGGGGGATTGCGGGGCGTGCACGGTCGCTGTTGGCCGTGTGGTTGAGGGGCGGCTGGTCTATCAGCCGGTGAATTCCTGCATCCAGTTTCTCGGCATGCTCGACGGTGCGGAACTGGTGACGGTCGAGGATCTCGCGGCAGACGGCAAGCTGCACCCGGTGCAGCAGGCGATGGTCGACTGCCATGGGTCGCAATGCGGCTTCTGTACACCGGGCTTCATCATGAGCCTGTTTACGCTCTATCACGCGCCGGACGTGCCGGCGACGCGCAAGACCGTGACCGACTGGCTGGCAGGGAACCTGTGCCGCTGCACCGGGTATCGTCCGATCGTGGCCGCCGCGCTCGGCGCCTGTTTCGAGACCATCGACGACGCATTCTCGCGGCGTGCGGACGAGACGATGGCAGCGCTGACTGCGCTACAGGATGATATGGACGTGATGATTTCAAGCGGCGATGGGTTCTTCGCCGCGCCGGCGTCGGTCGATGCGTTGGCCGTACTTTATGAACAGCATCCCGACGCCACCATCCTGGCAGGGGCGACCGATGTCGGACTGTGGGTCACGAAACAGCTGCGATATCTACCGAAAATCATATGGATCGGGCGGGTCGCAGAACTGGAGGGTGCGGAGGAAACTGCCGGCGGCGTTTTGATGGGCGCCCGCGCAACCTTTGGCGACACCCATGATTTCATGGCTCGGATCGATCCGGATCTCGGCGAATTGTGGCGGCGCATCGGGTCGCGGCAGGTGCGCGCATCCGGCACCGTCTGCGGCAACATCGCCAATGGCTCGCCCATCGGCGACAGCCCGCCGGCCTTGATCGCGCTCGGAGCGACGCTTGAATTGCGCAAGGGCGCGGCCGCCCGCACGTTGCCGCTCGATGGATTTTTCCTCGATTATGGCAAGCAGGACCGCGAGCCCGGCGAAATCGTAACGGGTCTCTATGTGCCTCGGCTCGATCCGAACCACGCCTTTCGCTGCTTCAAGATCTCTAAGCGCTTCGATCAGGACATCACCGCCGTGCTTATGGCGGTTCGGCTGACGCTTGTCGATGGCGGCGTCACCGAGGCACGGATCGCCTATGGCGGCATGGCCCCGACGCCGAAGCGCGCGGAAGCGACGGAGATCGCGCTCGTGGGCGCGCGACCGGACAAACCGTCGACCTGGGCGGGGGCGCTGAAGGCTCTGGCTGAAGATTTCACTCCGATCGGCGATATGCGCGCAAGCGAGGACTATCGTCAGGAGGTGGCACGCGCCTTGCTAGCAAAGGCGCTGGTGGAAATCGGCGGAACGCCGGACGAACGCACGCGGATCACCGGCGCCCGGCGCGAGGAGGCTTCCCATGCCGCTTGA
- the xdhB gene encoding xanthine dehydrogenase molybdopterin binding subunit produces the protein MPLEDRGEDTNPLSGDDSALAIVRQPTPHDSAIKHVSGSATYVDDIREPAGTLHVVPGWASDVVRGAISELDLEPVRQSPGVVAVLTCTDVPGKNDVSPAVGDEPMLADREILYWGQPIFAVIATSRDAARRAARKMKIVADPLPPVLTIDDALSANETVLPDYQFRKGSPETGLATSQAKLRGQMEIGGQEHFYLEGQVSLAVPGEDNDVFVHTSSQHPSETQHIIARVLSVPDAAVTVEVRRMGGGFGGKESQANHWAALAALAARVTGHACKLRLDRDDDMIMTGKRHDFRAHWTLGHDEDGRIRAAEMLFHARCGYSADLSLGVVDRAMFHADSSYFYPDALIHSRRLKTNTCSNTAFRGFGGPQGMLAAERMMDALAITVGKDPLDVRKLNFYGADRDTTPYGMHVEEHATLHALVEQLEESSRYRERRAAVGEFNARSPILKRGLALTPVKFGISFTLKHLNQAGALVHLYTDGSVHLNHGGTEMGQGLFQKVAQIVAEVFGVTLERVKITATHTGKVPNTGPTAASSGTDLNGMAAQIAAETIKTRLIDFASEHHGVAREDIAFRDNQVFFGDEAMSLEALARAAHLARIQLSATGFYATPSITWDRPSASGRPFHYFAYGAACSEVTIDTMTGEMRVDRVDILHDVGKSLNPGIDIGQIEGGFVQGMGWLTTEELVWDESGRLRTHAPSTYKIPTASDVPEDFHVALYASSGNPSPTVFRSKAVGEPPVMLAISVFSAIHDAVASLAPGLLPDLNAPATAEEILRAVTVMKRRKSSA, from the coding sequence ATGCCGCTTGAGGATAGGGGCGAAGACACGAACCCTTTGTCAGGCGACGACAGCGCGCTTGCAATCGTGCGGCAGCCCACCCCGCATGACAGCGCAATCAAGCATGTGAGCGGCAGTGCAACCTATGTCGACGACATTCGCGAGCCCGCCGGAACCCTTCATGTGGTGCCGGGTTGGGCAAGTGACGTCGTAAGAGGCGCGATTTCGGAGCTTGATCTGGAGCCTGTGCGGCAAAGTCCCGGTGTCGTGGCGGTGCTGACTTGCACGGATGTGCCGGGGAAGAACGACGTTTCGCCCGCCGTCGGCGACGAACCTATGCTTGCCGATCGCGAGATCCTTTACTGGGGACAGCCGATCTTCGCGGTGATCGCAACCAGCCGCGATGCCGCCCGACGCGCCGCCAGGAAAATGAAGATCGTCGCTGATCCACTGCCTCCGGTCCTGACCATCGATGATGCGCTGTCTGCCAACGAAACCGTTTTGCCCGACTATCAGTTTCGCAAGGGCTCGCCCGAGACCGGCCTTGCGACATCGCAAGCCAAGCTGCGCGGACAGATGGAGATCGGCGGGCAGGAGCATTTCTATCTGGAAGGGCAGGTGTCGCTTGCGGTTCCGGGTGAGGACAACGACGTCTTCGTCCACACGTCGTCGCAGCACCCGAGCGAAACGCAACATATCATCGCACGCGTGTTGTCGGTGCCGGATGCCGCCGTGACAGTGGAAGTCCGGCGCATGGGTGGCGGCTTTGGCGGCAAGGAAAGCCAGGCGAACCACTGGGCGGCGCTTGCGGCGCTCGCTGCCCGCGTCACCGGGCATGCCTGCAAGTTGCGGCTCGACCGCGACGACGACATGATCATGACCGGCAAGCGCCATGACTTCCGGGCCCATTGGACGCTTGGACATGACGAGGACGGGCGTATTCGCGCGGCAGAGATGCTGTTTCACGCCCGCTGCGGCTATTCGGCAGATCTGTCGCTTGGCGTCGTCGACCGCGCAATGTTTCACGCCGATTCCAGCTATTTTTATCCCGATGCGCTGATCCATTCGCGGCGGCTCAAGACCAATACCTGCTCCAACACCGCGTTTCGCGGCTTCGGCGGCCCGCAAGGCATGCTCGCGGCGGAGCGGATGATGGACGCGCTGGCGATCACCGTTGGCAAGGACCCGCTCGATGTGCGCAAACTGAATTTTTACGGCGCGGACCGAGACACGACACCCTATGGCATGCATGTGGAGGAACACGCCACCCTGCATGCGCTTGTGGAGCAGCTTGAGGAAAGCTCGCGCTACCGGGAACGCCGGGCCGCTGTTGGAGAATTCAATGCCCGCAGTCCGATCCTGAAGAGGGGACTTGCGCTGACGCCGGTGAAATTCGGCATTTCCTTCACCCTCAAGCATCTCAACCAGGCCGGCGCACTGGTGCATCTTTATACCGACGGATCGGTCCACCTGAATCACGGCGGTACGGAGATGGGGCAGGGGCTCTTCCAGAAGGTCGCGCAGATTGTCGCAGAGGTCTTCGGCGTAACGCTGGAACGGGTGAAGATCACCGCAACTCATACAGGCAAGGTTCCGAACACCGGCCCGACGGCGGCCTCCTCCGGCACAGACCTCAACGGCATGGCCGCGCAGATCGCTGCGGAAACCATCAAGACGCGGCTGATCGATTTTGCCTCCGAGCATCATGGCGTTGCGCGGGAAGACATCGCCTTTCGCGACAATCAGGTGTTTTTCGGGGATGAGGCGATGTCGCTGGAAGCGCTGGCACGTGCGGCGCATCTCGCCCGCATCCAGTTGTCGGCAACCGGGTTTTACGCGACGCCGAGCATCACCTGGGACCGACCGAGCGCCTCCGGGCGACCGTTCCACTATTTCGCCTATGGTGCGGCATGCTCCGAGGTCACCATCGACACGATGACGGGCGAAATGCGTGTCGATCGCGTCGACATTCTCCACGACGTCGGCAAGTCGCTCAATCCGGGCATCGACATCGGCCAGATCGAGGGCGGATTCGTCCAGGGTATGGGCTGGCTGACGACGGAGGAACTCGTCTGGGACGAAAGCGGTCGACTGCGCACGCATGCGCCGTCGACCTACAAGATCCCGACCGCATCGGATGTACCGGAGGATTTCCACGTGGCGCTCTATGCCTCTTCCGGCAATCCTTCGCCCACCGTGTTTCGCTCCAAGGCGGTCGGGGAGCCCCCCGTGATGCTCGCGATTTCGGTTTTCAGCGCCATTCACGATGCGGTCGCGAGCCTTGCACCGGGCCTGCTGCCCGACTTGAACGCGCCCGCGACTGCGGAGGAAATCCTGCGCGCCGTGACGGTGATGAAGCGGAGGAAATCGTCCGCATGA